In Alteribacter lacisalsi, a genomic segment contains:
- the rpoZ gene encoding DNA-directed RNA polymerase subunit omega, producing MLNPSIDNLMKKINSKYTLVTVSAKRARDLRDNPETKLRVEHSKSPNLVGKALEEIDAEQIHFVREELKPGEE from the coding sequence ATGTTAAATCCGTCGATCGATAACCTGATGAAAAAAATCAATTCAAAGTATACTCTCGTTACAGTGTCAGCAAAGCGTGCGCGGGATCTGCGTGACAATCCTGAAACGAAACTCAGAGTTGAGCATTCAAAGTCTCCAAACCTTGTTGGTAAAGCCCTTGAGGAAATTGATGCTGAACAGATTCATTTTGTCCGTGAAGAACTGAAGCCGGGCGAAGAATAA
- the gmk gene encoding guanylate kinase — MKKDRGLLIVLSGPSGVGKGTVCAALRKHDTDIQYSVSATTRNPREGETDGVNYFFKKKEEFEHMIQNSQLLEWAQYVDNYYGTPREYVEQTLAEGKDVILEIEVQGALQVRESFSEGVFIFLMPPSLKELRSRIEGRGTETKDLIDSRMTVAKEEIDMMNKYDYVVENDEVESAVERIKSIVTAEHCRRERLIEKYKELAEVE, encoded by the coding sequence ATGAAAAAAGACCGAGGACTGCTTATCGTTCTCTCCGGACCATCAGGAGTCGGGAAAGGTACTGTTTGTGCCGCACTCAGAAAACACGATACGGATATCCAGTATTCTGTTTCTGCCACGACACGAAATCCCCGTGAAGGCGAAACCGACGGGGTGAATTACTTTTTTAAGAAAAAAGAAGAATTTGAGCACATGATTCAAAACAGCCAGCTTCTCGAATGGGCGCAGTACGTTGATAATTATTACGGCACGCCTCGGGAATATGTGGAACAGACCCTGGCAGAGGGTAAAGACGTCATTCTTGAGATTGAAGTCCAAGGTGCCCTGCAGGTCAGGGAATCCTTTTCAGAAGGTGTATTTATTTTCCTTATGCCGCCTAGTCTGAAAGAGCTTCGCAGCCGGATTGAAGGCCGCGGAACTGAAACGAAGGACCTGATTGACAGCCGGATGACAGTGGCAAAAGAAGAAATTGATATGATGAACAAATATGATTATGTTGTAGAGAACGATGAAGTGGAATCTGCGGTTGAACGGATAAAGTCGATTGTAACTGCTGAGCACTGCCGCCGTGAGCGGCTGATCGAAAAATACAAAGAATTAGCGGAGGTTGAGTAA